A genomic stretch from Polyangium spumosum includes:
- a CDS encoding ATP-binding protein, with amino-acid sequence MTLAARLLLAFGLVAIFAAALVGLSLRDASRQIIEGDFEDRIEAAAVGVRRELAQEARALEGLLGPLCAHDTFVDKAHLLLEKARGDEAAIEPGARISMRHFVPDQARALGLDDLVLVTDKGLILAASDVSRTGTKAPELAKLLRSPAGGAPRLRPDPEGGEASLEVHCARSGGGVEVGLVGARRVGKILERIGASHGVELRIEGADRVKTTGDAVVRPIEVAEVPGLRVVAIAARERLHDALAKLDRAMLFAGSVALGLGLAIAFVLARSLSRPIVELARETREVVAGAPRTVKGRGGRELHDLADAWNRTIAELVAMRKRLAATERIAARREVARQIAHEIKNPLAPIRAAVETLRRLRAREDPAFDEYFEEATTTVLEEVHRIANIVSEFTRFARLPPPNPEPIDLVSVAKGVVTLHASAGEGVEKTGTRRVELSSEPIPQVMADRDQMVQVLTNLIQNGLDAASAVRPDPRVLVTIGPLAENKVRVVVRDNGPGVPAEMVPRLFEAYATTKEKGTGLGLAIVQRIVFEHGGEIAYREAKKGGAVFELHLPVSGPPLLDKPPAVETTVRGPDRSS; translated from the coding sequence GTGACCCTCGCTGCCCGGCTGCTCCTCGCCTTCGGCCTCGTCGCCATCTTCGCCGCGGCGCTCGTGGGTCTGTCGTTGCGCGACGCCTCGCGTCAGATCATCGAGGGCGATTTCGAGGACCGGATCGAGGCCGCCGCGGTGGGCGTGCGTCGCGAGCTCGCCCAGGAGGCGCGCGCGCTCGAAGGTCTGCTCGGTCCGCTCTGCGCCCACGACACGTTCGTGGACAAAGCGCACCTCTTGCTCGAAAAAGCGCGCGGCGACGAGGCCGCGATCGAGCCGGGGGCGCGCATCTCGATGCGGCACTTCGTCCCGGATCAAGCGCGCGCGCTCGGGCTCGACGATCTCGTGCTGGTCACCGACAAGGGCCTGATCCTGGCCGCCTCGGACGTCTCGCGCACGGGCACGAAGGCCCCGGAGCTCGCGAAGCTCTTGCGATCGCCGGCGGGCGGCGCGCCGCGGCTCCGGCCCGATCCCGAGGGCGGCGAGGCGTCGCTCGAGGTGCACTGCGCGCGCTCGGGCGGCGGCGTCGAGGTCGGGCTCGTCGGCGCGCGCCGCGTCGGCAAGATCCTCGAACGTATCGGCGCCTCGCACGGCGTCGAGCTCCGCATCGAAGGCGCAGACCGCGTGAAGACGACGGGCGACGCCGTCGTTCGTCCCATCGAGGTCGCCGAGGTCCCCGGCCTGCGCGTCGTGGCCATCGCCGCGCGCGAGAGGCTCCATGACGCGCTCGCCAAGCTCGACCGCGCGATGCTCTTCGCAGGCTCGGTCGCGCTCGGGCTCGGCCTCGCGATCGCGTTTGTCCTCGCGCGGAGCCTGTCGCGCCCGATCGTCGAGCTCGCCCGCGAGACGCGCGAGGTCGTGGCCGGCGCGCCGCGCACGGTGAAGGGCCGCGGAGGGCGCGAGCTCCACGACCTCGCCGACGCCTGGAACCGCACGATCGCCGAGCTCGTCGCGATGCGAAAGCGCCTGGCCGCGACGGAACGTATCGCCGCGCGGCGCGAGGTGGCGCGGCAGATCGCGCACGAGATCAAGAACCCGCTCGCCCCGATCCGCGCCGCCGTCGAGACGCTGCGCAGGCTCCGCGCCCGCGAAGATCCCGCCTTCGACGAGTACTTCGAAGAGGCGACGACCACGGTCCTCGAGGAGGTCCACCGGATCGCGAACATCGTCTCCGAGTTCACGCGCTTCGCGCGCCTGCCTCCGCCGAACCCCGAGCCGATCGACCTCGTCTCCGTGGCGAAGGGCGTGGTCACGCTGCACGCCTCGGCGGGCGAGGGCGTCGAGAAGACGGGGACGCGGCGGGTCGAGCTTTCGTCCGAGCCGATCCCGCAGGTGATGGCCGATCGTGATCAGATGGTGCAGGTGTTGACCAACCTGATCCAGAACGGCCTCGACGCGGCGAGCGCCGTGCGCCCCGACCCGCGTGTGCTCGTGACGATCGGCCCGCTCGCGGAGAACAAGGTCCGCGTCGTGGTGCGCGACAACGGCCCGGGCGTACCTGCGGAGATGGTGCCGCGTCTCTTCGAGGCGTACGCGACGACCAAGGAGAAAGGGACCGGCCTCGGCCTCGCGATCGTCCAGCGCATCGTGTTCGAACACGGCGGAGAAATCGCGTATCGCGAGGCGAAGAAGGGCGGCGCGGTCTTCGAGCTCCATCTGCCGGTGTCCGGCCCTCCGCTGCTCGACAAACCGCCCGCGGTCGAGACCACGGTCCGCGGCCCGGACAGGAGCAGCTAG
- a CDS encoding aminotransferase class V-fold PLP-dependent enzyme produces the protein MSRDGDVKFTAKLGDREHFPDLEPLVYCNHAAISPPSWPVRRAMQNAIVDWGRRGAQAFGTYGAQRSRLREKLARLVGASAEEIAFVPNTSTGVTAIALSLPWKRGDRVILFEGEFPANVTPWRRAAELFGLEAVFLPLADFQESDERGLGRLTEELAKGARLVAVSAVQFRSGLRMPIGEMAALCHAQGAELFVDGIQATGAVPVDVRALGVDYWASGGHKWLMGPEGTGMLYVRKERIEALDPHVAGWLSHEDAVRFLLEGPGHMRYDRPFKKRADVFEVGCINAIGLVGLEAAVDLVAELGVAEIFTHVVRWGDVVEEGLVERGFKSLRAPEVKRRSGILSVLPPEDVDVVALHRALLQRGISTAIPDGVLRLSPHWPNNVDEAEQVILSAEDALAELRGAPRPRSDDW, from the coding sequence ATGAGCCGCGACGGCGACGTCAAATTCACGGCAAAGCTCGGCGATCGGGAGCATTTTCCGGACCTCGAGCCGCTCGTCTATTGCAACCACGCGGCGATCTCGCCGCCGTCCTGGCCCGTGCGCCGCGCGATGCAAAACGCGATCGTCGACTGGGGGCGGCGCGGGGCGCAGGCCTTCGGGACCTACGGCGCGCAGAGGTCGCGGCTGCGCGAGAAGCTCGCGCGGCTCGTGGGCGCGTCGGCCGAGGAGATCGCGTTCGTCCCGAACACGTCGACGGGCGTGACGGCGATCGCGCTGTCCTTGCCGTGGAAGCGCGGCGATCGAGTGATCCTGTTCGAAGGGGAGTTCCCGGCGAACGTGACGCCGTGGCGACGCGCGGCGGAGCTCTTCGGCCTGGAGGCCGTGTTCCTCCCGCTCGCGGACTTCCAGGAGAGCGACGAGCGAGGGCTCGGGCGGCTGACGGAGGAGCTCGCGAAGGGCGCGCGGCTCGTGGCGGTGAGCGCGGTGCAGTTCCGGTCGGGGCTGCGGATGCCGATCGGGGAGATGGCGGCGCTCTGCCACGCGCAGGGGGCGGAGCTGTTCGTGGACGGGATCCAGGCGACGGGCGCCGTGCCCGTGGACGTGCGCGCGCTCGGCGTCGATTACTGGGCCTCGGGCGGGCACAAGTGGCTGATGGGCCCCGAGGGGACGGGGATGCTCTACGTGCGGAAGGAGCGCATCGAGGCGCTCGATCCGCACGTCGCGGGGTGGCTGAGCCACGAGGACGCGGTGCGCTTCCTGCTCGAGGGGCCGGGGCACATGCGTTACGACCGGCCGTTCAAGAAACGCGCGGACGTCTTCGAGGTGGGCTGCATCAACGCGATCGGGCTCGTGGGGCTCGAAGCGGCGGTGGATCTCGTGGCCGAGCTCGGCGTGGCGGAGATCTTCACGCACGTGGTGCGCTGGGGCGACGTGGTCGAGGAGGGCCTCGTGGAGCGAGGCTTCAAGAGCCTGCGCGCGCCGGAGGTGAAGCGGCGGAGCGGGATCTTGTCGGTGCTGCCGCCCGAGGACGTGGACGTGGTCGCGCTGCACCGCGCGTTGTTGCAGCGCGGGATCAGCACGGCGATCCCGGACGGCGTGTTGCGGCTGAGCCCGCACTGGCCGAACAACGTGGACGAGGCGGAGCAGGTGATCCTGTCGGCCGAGGACGCGCTCGCGGAGCTGCGAGGCGCGCCGCGGCCGCGCTCGGATGATTGGTAG